The following are from one region of the Phormidium sp. PBR-2020 genome:
- a CDS encoding putative hydro-lyase, whose amino-acid sequence MKEINSLNAREIREAFRGGTLSQPTPGLAPGYVQANLVVLPQSDAFDFLLFCTRNPKPCPILDVTEVGDPEPKQVAAGADLRTDVPLYRVWRSGTLVEEVKDIRHLWQGDFVGFLLGCSFSFESVMLAAGLPVRHIEEGKNVPMYQTTIPCQSAGRFSGNMVVSMRPLTPQQAIRAVEVTRRFAKAHGAPLHFGNPEVLGIRNINSPDFGEAVTIHEDEIPVFWACGVTPQLAIIQSQPELAITHAPGYMFVTDVRDEELTFS is encoded by the coding sequence ATGAAAGAAATCAACTCTTTAAATGCTAGAGAAATTCGTGAAGCCTTTCGAGGGGGGACTCTGTCTCAACCCACTCCGGGGTTAGCGCCGGGATATGTCCAAGCCAATTTGGTGGTTCTACCCCAGTCTGATGCTTTCGATTTTTTGTTGTTCTGTACCCGCAACCCCAAACCCTGTCCAATTCTGGATGTGACGGAAGTGGGGGACCCGGAACCGAAACAGGTGGCAGCGGGGGCGGATTTACGGACGGATGTGCCTCTCTATCGGGTTTGGCGGTCGGGGACATTGGTGGAGGAGGTGAAGGATATCCGACACCTCTGGCAAGGGGATTTTGTGGGCTTTCTGTTGGGCTGTTCTTTTTCCTTTGAGTCGGTGATGCTGGCGGCGGGGTTGCCGGTTCGTCATATTGAGGAAGGTAAAAATGTGCCCATGTATCAGACGACCATTCCCTGTCAGTCGGCGGGCCGCTTTTCGGGAAATATGGTGGTTTCGATGCGTCCTTTAACTCCTCAGCAAGCGATTCGGGCGGTGGAGGTGACTCGGCGCTTTGCCAAGGCTCACGGCGCACCGCTCCATTTTGGTAATCCTGAAGTCTTGGGAATTAGGAATATCAATAGTCCTGATTTTGGGGAGGCGGTGACGATTCATGAGGATGAGATTCCGGTGTTTTGGGCTTGTGGGGTGACGCCACAGTTGGCGATTATTCAAAGTCAACCGGAGTTGGCGATTACCCATGCGCCGGGTTATATGTTTGTGACCGATGTTCGGGATGAGGAGTTGACGTTTTCTTGA
- a CDS encoding CHAT domain-containing protein, translated as MQVSRHLLTLGLSTTLGLGLPGVFPVFAGEPHRLAQSSVNRDFEPIDIRGQLDETSRVFDDSKYFDIHLFEGIEGQQIVIDLISDDFDAHLSLASASDEVARVAQDSYGGENTNAQIVVVLPRTGVYGIFATSVQGQETGNYRLTAQTSTSSEFERAELLEEVNRLNQQVIRLYGEGRYQEAIPLAQRVLEIREIALGESHPHVATSLNNLAQLYYFQGNYNAAKPLYRRSLEIRETALGESHPDVAASLIGLAALYHAQGNYNAAEPLYRRSLEISEIALGESHPHVATSLNNLAQLYSDQGNYNAAEPLHLRALEIRETALRESHPDVATSLNNLAALYRDQGNYNAAEPLYRRSLEIYEIALGEYHPDVATSLNNLANLYQDQGNYSAAEPLFRRSLEIRETTLGEYHPSVAISLNNLASLYQAQGNYSAAEPLLRRSLEIRETTLVESHPDVAQSLNNLAALYHAQGNYNAAEPLYRRSLEISEIALGESHPDVATSLNNLANLYQDQGNYNAAKPLYRRSLEIQETALGESHPSVSISLTGLALLYHSQGNYNAAERLLRRSLDIRETALGESHPHIALSLNNLALLYQAQGDTSQSLSFLQRGLEIQETNLALNLAIGSEARKQAYIATLSGTTHATVSLHLQDASDHPEAARLALTTVLRRKGRILDAMTETQQLLRDNLSPELAPLLDEYTNAQTQLATRLYAGLGNQDPDVYRAEIDTLRQQVEQLEDDLSRRSAEFRVATEPVEIEAVQALIPADAALVELVQYFPFDFASRTRGMSRYAAYILHASGEPQWVDLGDAEMIDNAAFAFLNATRVPNSEQWTQTTGRELDELLMAPIRPLLGDATHLLLSPDGQLNLIPFAALVDEENRYLVESYQLTHLTTGRDLLRLQYPRPSRQPSVLFANPDYDDADTSGVAQVASATRGESQRSMEIEDLRFGKLPGTQREVEAIAPLLDNPIILTGAEATENALKQVQAPSILHLATHGFFLQDVEFVPPQPSPYDSRGDILVVTGSQPGQFLAPPSDRPTSSENPLLRSGLAFAGFNTRDSDGEDGVLTALEAVGLDLRGTRLVVMSACETGVGDVANGEGVYGLRRALVMAGAESQLMSLWKVADEQTADLMRDYYQRLLAGEGRSEALREVQLDWLSRGKHPYYWASFLFSGQWTPMGDFTEK; from the coding sequence ATGCAAGTATCGCGACATCTGCTGACTTTGGGGCTATCGACTACATTGGGGCTAGGATTGCCAGGAGTCTTCCCAGTTTTCGCCGGGGAGCCTCATCGACTGGCTCAGTCATCGGTCAATCGGGACTTTGAACCGATTGACATCCGGGGGCAATTGGATGAAACTAGCCGTGTTTTCGATGATAGTAAATACTTTGATATCCATCTTTTTGAGGGAATTGAGGGGCAACAAATTGTCATTGATTTAATCAGTGATGACTTCGATGCTCACTTATCCTTGGCGTCAGCGAGTGACGAAGTTGCGCGGGTTGCTCAAGATAGTTATGGAGGTGAAAATACCAATGCTCAGATTGTTGTTGTTTTGCCAAGGACGGGCGTTTATGGAATTTTCGCAACTTCAGTACAAGGACAAGAAACAGGGAATTACCGACTAACGGCACAAACGTCCACCTCTTCTGAATTTGAACGGGCCGAATTATTAGAAGAAGTCAATCGTCTTAACCAGCAGGTAATAAGACTATATGGAGAAGGTCGTTACCAAGAAGCTATTCCTTTAGCACAACGGGTGCTAGAAATCCGAGAAATCGCCCTGGGAGAGTCTCACCCCCATGTCGCCACCAGCCTCAATAATTTGGCACAACTCTACTATTTTCAGGGAAACTATAATGCCGCCAAACCCCTCTACCGTCGTTCCCTAGAAATCCGAGAAACCGCCCTGGGAGAGTCTCACCCCGATGTTGCTGCCAGCCTCATTGGTTTGGCAGCACTCTACCATGCCCAGGGAAACTATAACGCCGCCGAACCCCTCTACCGTCGTTCCCTAGAAATCTCGGAAATCGCCCTGGGAGAGTCTCACCCCCATGTCGCCACCAGCCTCAATAATTTGGCACAACTCTACAGTGACCAGGGAAACTATAATGCCGCCGAACCCCTGCACCTGCGTGCCCTGGAAATCCGAGAAACCGCCCTGAGAGAGTCTCACCCTGATGTCGCCACCAGCCTCAATAATTTGGCAGCACTCTACCGTGACCAGGGAAACTATAATGCCGCCGAACCCCTTTACCGTCGTTCCCTTGAGATATATGAAATCGCCCTAGGAGAGTATCACCCTGATGTCGCCACCAGCCTCAATAATTTGGCAAATCTCTACCAAGACCAGGGAAACTATAGTGCCGCCGAACCCCTCTTCCGTCGTTCCCTAGAAATCAGAGAAACCACCCTAGGAGAGTATCACCCCTCTGTCGCCATCAGCCTTAATAATTTGGCAAGTCTCTACCAAGCCCAGGGAAACTATAGTGCCGCTGAACCTCTCCTTCGTCGTTCCCTGGAAATTCGGGAAACCACCCTAGTAGAGTCTCATCCAGATGTTGCCCAAAGCCTCAATAACTTGGCAGCACTCTACCATGCCCAGGGAAACTATAACGCCGCCGAACCCCTCTACCGTCGTTCCCTAGAAATCTCGGAAATCGCCCTAGGAGAGTCTCACCCTGATGTCGCCACCAGCCTCAATAATTTGGCAAATCTCTACCAAGACCAGGGAAACTATAATGCCGCCAAACCCCTCTACCGTCGTTCCCTAGAAATCCAAGAAACTGCCCTGGGAGAGTCTCACCCCTCTGTCTCCATAAGCCTCACGGGTTTGGCTCTACTCTACCATTCCCAGGGAAACTATAATGCGGCCGAACGCCTCTTGCGTCGTTCCCTTGATATCCGAGAAACTGCCCTGGGTGAGTCTCACCCCCATATCGCCCTCAGCCTCAATAATTTGGCTCTACTCTACCAAGCCCAAGGAGATACATCACAAAGCCTCAGTTTTCTGCAGCGGGGCTTGGAAATTCAAGAAACGAACCTGGCCCTGAATCTCGCCATCGGCTCAGAAGCCCGCAAACAAGCCTATATTGCTACCCTATCCGGCACAACTCATGCAACGGTCTCCCTCCATCTTCAAGATGCCTCAGACCATCCCGAGGCAGCACGTCTCGCCCTGACCACAGTCCTACGCCGCAAAGGACGCATCCTCGATGCCATGACTGAGACACAACAACTCCTGCGAGATAACCTCAGTCCCGAACTCGCTCCCCTTCTGGATGAGTACACCAACGCCCAAACTCAACTGGCGACTCGCCTCTATGCCGGTTTAGGGAACCAAGACCCTGATGTCTATCGCGCCGAGATAGACACCCTGCGTCAACAGGTGGAACAATTGGAAGATGACCTATCTCGTCGCAGTGCTGAGTTCCGAGTAGCAACGGAACCGGTGGAAATTGAAGCGGTTCAGGCTCTGATTCCCGCTGATGCGGCGTTGGTGGAACTGGTGCAATATTTTCCTTTTGACTTTGCTTCCCGCACCCGAGGAATGTCTCGCTACGCTGCCTATATCCTCCATGCTTCCGGCGAACCCCAATGGGTGGACTTAGGAGATGCCGAGATGATTGACAATGCCGCTTTTGCTTTCCTCAATGCCACTCGGGTTCCCAACTCCGAGCAATGGACACAAACCACAGGACGAGAACTGGATGAGTTGCTGATGGCTCCCATTCGTCCTCTACTGGGGGATGCTACTCATCTACTCCTGTCCCCAGATGGTCAACTGAACTTAATTCCCTTTGCGGCACTGGTGGATGAGGAGAATCGTTATTTGGTGGAATCCTATCAGTTAACTCATTTGACCACCGGACGAGACTTGTTACGACTGCAATATCCCCGTCCCAGTCGTCAACCGTCGGTGTTGTTCGCTAATCCTGATTATGATGATGCTGATACCTCTGGCGTGGCGCAGGTGGCCAGTGCGACTCGGGGAGAGTCTCAACGGTCAATGGAGATAGAGGATTTACGGTTTGGAAAACTGCCGGGGACTCAGCGGGAGGTGGAGGCCATTGCGCCTCTTCTAGACAATCCCATCATTCTCACGGGGGCGGAGGCGACGGAAAATGCTCTCAAACAGGTTCAGGCGCCCAGTATTCTCCATCTGGCAACCCATGGCTTCTTTCTCCAGGATGTGGAGTTTGTGCCGCCTCAGCCCAGTCCTTATGACAGTCGTGGTGACATTCTTGTGGTGACGGGGTCACAGCCGGGGCAGTTTTTGGCTCCCCCCAGTGACCGTCCTACGAGTAGTGAGAATCCCCTGCTGCGCTCTGGGTTGGCGTTTGCGGGGTTTAATACCCGAGATAGTGATGGGGAGGATGGGGTGTTGACGGCCCTGGAAGCGGTGGGGTTGGATTTGCGGGGAACTCGTTTGGTGGTGATGAGTGCTTGTGAGACGGGGGTGGGAGATGTGGCCAATGGTGAGGGGGTTTATGGCTTGCGGCGAGCCTTGGTGATGGCGGGGGCTGAGAGTCAGTTGATGAGTTTGTGGAAGGTGGCCGATGAGCAGACGGCGGATTTGATGCGGGATTATTATCAACGC